Sequence from the Candidatus Wallbacteria bacterium genome:
GAAATTCACCAGCGCTCTTTTAAAGACGCGGAAGTGATTTTAGAGACAGTAGAAAGATTCCCATTCTTTACTCCCTCACTGATCGAACTGGCAACCCGTTTGTCAATGACTCATTTCACTTCCCTGGGGATGGTATTTGCAGTGATGGCCCTGGGAATTAAATTTCCGCCAAAGAGGAAATCCGCTGTCAATCAGAAACTGCAACAAGCAGAAATGGGTTTCTGCGACAGCGGAATCGTAGACAGACTGTGTTCTGCCGATGAACTGCTTTTCATAGATGAAACCCGTAAACCCGGAAATTATCTGCGGGCTACAGAAAAATTTCTGGAGAGAGGCCTGTCCGTGGTTGTGCTTCTTCCTCATCTGTCTCAGATCGATTTCTGGGTGAAAAGGCTCTCTGCAGTCCAGGCCGGGCTTGCGGTGCTGCACAGTGAGTTGCCTCCAGGCAGAAAGTACCTGGAATGGGAAAAAATCCTGGCTGGGTCAGCCAGAGTGATTATCGGCACAAGGCAGGCTGTCTTCGCGCCTGTCAAGACCGGAAGCGTATTCCTGGTCTTTGACGAAGAGTCTGCCCAGCATCGGGAAGAAAGCAGGCTCTGCTACAGAACCTCGGAAGTGACCAGACTGCGCAGGGAAATCGAGGGAGCGAAGGTGATAATTTCATCCTGCAGCCCATCAGCTGCCACGTTCCAGACAGTTACACACAAATTAATCACAGGTTATCCACAACCTGTGGATAAAATAGCGGAAGATTTCAGATTGTCGTTGTCTCCCAATGTTATTAACAATATAGTTTTCGAAGAGCTTATCCACAGGATCAAATCAGCTCCTGAAGGGACGCATTCTCAAATACTTTTTCCCGGAAGCGGATACATCAGGTCTGTTATCTGTGGAAAATGTGGATTACTGATGCGCTGCGGGAAATGCGGAATTCCGCTGCATTTCGACCGTTCCATCATATTCTGTCCTGACTGCAGAGGCGAACTTAATTCCTGTCCTGGCTGCGGTGCTTCGTCATTCAGATTCGGTTCAGGGGGCAGGGAAAAAATCGCGGATCTCCTTAAAAAAAAACTGGGCGGAGAATATCCGATTCAGATCATTGATTCCTCAGATCTGGCGGTAGACAGTAAAAGCAGGGTACTGATCACACCTCTTAATATTTACTTTCCTCAGAGGAGCAACTGTGAAATTCTGGCACTCCTGCACCCGGACATTCTGCTGCTGCAGAATAATTATCAGAACAGCGAAAAGTTTTTCCAGACCATGCGCCGCTGTTTTCTTCTCCTGCAGCAGAAAAAAATCCGCTCAATCTATGTTTTCTTCAAACTCCTCGATGCGGAGAATCTGCTTTATAAATGCTGGGAAGGGCAATTTTCAGGTAATCCGACCAGATTTTATAAACAGGAACTGTCCTCCAGGAAGAGAATCAACTACCCGCCGTTTGGCTATCTGCTGAAAGTCATCACTAAGGCCGGAAAATCTGCCTCTGTTTCAGAACTTAAAATCAGACTTGATCAACTGACAAGTGGGAAAGCCTTTTTCCTACCCGAATACCCAGGCCCAAAAAGCGGTAACGAATTTCAATGCCTGCTTTCGATCCCAGAGGATCATTATCAGAAAATCAGCGCAGAGCTGAATGGATTTCTGGATGACCTGCCTGGAAACGTGAAAATACAAATAGAACCGCAGTGATTCGACCTGTTGAGGCTTAGAGCCTCTTATAAAATTTTTTCTACGCTGTAGCTGGGGTAAACATTTTTTAGAGGCTCTTAGTCTACTCTGTGCGTTTGCAAAATTGATGATTCCGCTCTAAAATATTCCCGTAAATCCATTCCAAGGACAATGCCATGGAAATAAAAGTATACGGCAACCCGTCGCTGCGGCAGAAATCCGAGCCAGCGAAGATCACCAAAGAGGAAATCAACCTGGCCAGGGAGATGATTCTTGCTCTGCACGAAGCCAAGGGAGTCGGACTGGCAGCCCCTCAAATCGGAAAGAATCTGCGGATTATAGTGATGGATTTGAAGGAAGGGGGCGGAGAACCGGAGATGCTCTTCAACCCTGAAATCTACTGGACATCAGATGAAAGCAACGTGTATGAGGAAGGATGCCTCTCCTTTCCCGAGATCACAGCCGAGATCGAACGACCCACAATGATCAAATACACATATTGCAACTGTCAGGAGCAGATGGTGGACAGATATGCAGAGGGACTGGAAGCCCGCGTGGTCCAGCACGAAGTGGATCACCTCAACGCAGTTCTGATCATAGATCATGTCGGGACTACCAAATTCAATCTCTTGAAAAAGAGACTCAGGGAACTCAAACAGACAGGAGCATCCCAGAAATGAAGGTTGCCTTTCTCGGTAACCCTGAATTTTCAATCCCATCCCTGGAAGCGCTGCATCAAAACCATCAGATTACCTTCATTGCCACGTCGCCTGACCGCCCTGCCTGCCGCGGCATGAAACTGCAGCAGCCTGCGGTGAAAATCTGGGGAGAATCCCATGGAATACCGGTTCATCAGGTGGAAAAACTGGATCGTTCCATGGAGTCAATGTTCCGGAACCTGGACGCAGGTATAGTGGTGGCCAGCTGCTTTTTTGTCCCGGGCTGGCTGCTCAAGCGGCCTGGATTCGGATTTCTCAACCTTCACCCATCGCTCCTGCCAAAATACCGAGGCCCTTCCCCGGTCGCCTATGCACTGCTCAACAGCGATAAAACGACAGGAGTGAGTATCATAAAGCTTAGTTCAAAGCTGGATGCCGGTCCGATCCTGCTTCAGCGGGAAGTGGAGATCTCTCCGATCGAATACAGGCCTGTGCTGGAAGAGCGTCTGAGCCGCATGGGAGCAAAGATGCTGCTGGAAACCCTGGATCTTTTTGAAACCGGGAAGATTCAACCGCGTGAACAGGATGAGAGCCTGGCCACTCATGCGCCGCTTCTGATTAAAGAAGACGGGATCATCGATTTTTTCCGCTCTGCCCAGCAGATCAATGACCAGATCAGGGCGCTCACCCCATGGCCCGGCTGCTTCACGAACTATCTCGGCTGCCCGCTCAAGATTACGGCGGCCCGCGTGCATTCCAGCGAAAAATCACCACATCAGCCCGGCCTTGTTTTCAGCGCTCAGAAAGAAAACCTGCTGGTAGCCTGTGGAAGCGGAGTGCTGGAAATACTGAAGCTGCAGATGCCGAGTAAAAAGGAAACCGAAGCCTGGGCTTTTGTCTGCGGCTATAAAATCGAGGGGACTGTGCTGGGATGAAGATTTCCGGAGTATTCAAATTACTGTTGCCTCTGTCACTCTCAGCTGCAAGAGTTCTGTCCATAGATGAATTCACAGTCAGGCGGGGATTCGTGAAGCTCAATAATCTGCTGATATCAAGGAAATTTCAGAACAGGCTGCCTGTAAACAGGCTTCTGGTCCTGCTGCCAAGCTGCCTTCAGGACTCGGAATGTCCGCACCGCCTGCTCTTCAGATTGAAATGCTGCACAAACTGTGGAAACTGCGATCTCGGCAGGATCATAGTACTGAAAAAACAGCTTGGTTTCATGCTGGCAATCGCTTCAGGAGGCAGGTTTGCCAGAAAAATCACGGCAGAGCTCAAACCGGATCTGATCATAGCCGCAGCCTGCGAATATGACCTGAGCCAGGGTCTCTGCGAACTTGATACCCCGCTGTTCGGAATTTTCATCCGTCAGCCGGAAGGTCCCTGCATTGACACCAGGATCAGCCTGAAAAAACTGAAGCAGGCGCTGCAAGTTTTCAGGTTAAAAGAAACGGGGTGTCTGTGATGCGGATTCTTGGGATTGTAGGGTCGATGAGAAGGGACAAGTATACGAATCTGCTGGTAAATCAGGTGATCAGCGAGATCAGGGAAATCGAACCATCCACTTTTGAAATCATCCAGGTGTCTGATCTTGACGTCAGCCCCTGCAGGGTAGTATGTTCAAGCTTCTGTGCTGGTCATCCATATGAATGCAGCATCAAAGACGACGTAGCCGGAGTTCTGCAGAAGATCGAACTGGCGGATGCGCTGGTGATCGGCGCGCCCCTGTATTTCAGAGGTCCTCCGACTAAATTCCAGGCCCTGATCGAGCGGATCATCGCCCTGTTTTTCTCTCTTGAATCAGCCGGGACCCGCGGCATTGAAGCCGGTTTTAAGAATAAACCGTGCGGCCTGGTCGGCGTGGCTGAGTATACGAATCCTCTTCAGGTGCTGGAGTATCTGCACGATTTCGCGAATCTGCTGGGAATGAAGACCGTGAAGGTGCCCAGACTTCCCTATCTGGGTGTAGGCGGCCAGGGAGATGTCAGGAGCGATAAGATCTTCAACCCATTCGAGAGGTCAAAGGAACTGGCGGAAGCGCTGGTGAGGGAATTTAAAACATCACAGACTGCACCAGAATCCGAGTTGTAACCATCTCTGTTTAGTAATATCATTGAACCAATAATTACAGCTTTAAGGGGGATCGATGAGCAAAAAACTCAAAATCGATAAGTCGCTTAAGATGTTCGAGGCTGCCAAGGAATATTGCCCTGGCGGAGTCGTTGGCATCAGGAAACCTGAGAATTTCATTCCGGGAGAATACCCGGTTTTCATCAAAAGCGGCAAAGGCGGACGGATCACTGACGTTGACGGCAACGAGTACGTGGATCTGCTAGCCTCCTATGGCCCGATCATCATTGGCCACAGGGAAGAGGAAATCGACAATGCAGTGATCAATAAAATCAAGGCAGACGGTTTCTGCTTCAACCTGGCCCAGCCGCATCAGACCGAACTGCTCGCCCTGCTGAGGAAGCACATTCCCTGCGCTGAAATGAGTTTTCCGGTCAAGACAGGATCAGACGCTGCCACTGCCGCAGTACGCGTGGCCCGAGCCCATGCAGGTAAAGACATGATCCTGCGCTGCGGTTATCACGGCTGGCACGACTGGGCGATTGCAGTCAAGAACGGCATTCCAGGCAACTGTTACAAGGATGTGGATTCCTTCCATTACAATGACATTGACTCGCTCAAGGCCAAGATCGAACTCTACAAAGGCAATGTGGGAGTAGTGATCATGACTCCCATAGACCATGAGCTCAATGAGCCGATCCAGGAGCCGAAGAACGACTTTCTGAACAAGGTGCGCGAACTCACGAAACAGAACGGGATTGTCCTGATCTTTGACGAGATCCGCACCGGCTTCCGCTTCAGCCTGGGCGGTGCCCAGAAATATTACGGGGTAACCCCGGACATGGCGATATTCGGCAAAGCCATGGCCAACGGCTACCCGATCTCAGTGGTTGTCGGCAAACGCGAAATCATGCAGAGCTTCGAGGACAAGCATGTCTTCGTCTCTTCCACCTTTTTCCCCAACAGCATGGAAATGGTGGCTGCCATCGCCACGATCAACTTTTTGGAGAGGGAGAAGGCCCTGGACCTTGTGCATGCCAATGGCCGGAAAATCCGCGACGCGGCACTTGCCTCCATTGACAAGACCGGTGTTAAGGCCATCTATTCCGGACTTGATCCGATGCCTTTCTTCACCTTCTTCAAGGATTCGGATAAGAAAGAGGATAAACGTTACCGCGACAGGCGCAACCTGTTCTACACCGAGCTGGTGCGGGCCGGAGTATTCATGCAGCCGTTCCATCACGGCTATGTCTGCTACAGGCATACTGACAAGGATATTAACCAGGTCTGCTCCGCAGTCGCGAATGCCTTTGAAGTGGTGGCCAAGGCGATTCCCTGAAACACAGTTTTAAAAATTTAAGGTTCCAAGGAGATAGCTATGGACAATCTGAATTACAAATGCCCCAAATGCGGAAATACTGCTTATAAAGTCGGGGAAATCCGCGCTTCCGGAAGCTACTGGGGAAAGCTCTTTGAAGTGGAAGGCCGGCGCTTTTCCACAGTGACCTGCGAGAACTGCCATTACACGGAATTCTACGAAGCAGATACCAGCATGCTGGGCAATATTTTCGACTTGTTCGTGCACTGACGGCTGTTATGATCTCCAATTCAAGAGTTGCCATCGAAGCCGTCCGCCGCAGAAACACCCTGGAATTCCTGGTAGGTAAAATTTCCGGGCAGAAGTATGCCAATATCCAACCTGAGATCAGAGAAATCATGCTTTCAGCTCTGGCCGAGCATTTTTTCACCACAGGTTCGCATCCAGGTGCGGTCGTTTCTTCGGCAGTGGAGAAAGCCAAGAAAAAATCCAGAAAAAGCGCGGGATTCGTGAATGCGGTTTTGCGTAAAGCTGTACTCAGGCCGGATTACCGGGATTCGCTGCCAGGACCTAAAGAATCCAACTACAACTCCCTTTTATATTCATTCCCTGAGTGGATCATCAGGGCTACGCAGAGCGCCTTCCCTGACTGGGAGAAAGTGCTGGACACCTTGAACCAGCCGCCTCCAAACACTTTGAGGCTCGATCCAGGTTCAACAGGTGAAACAGCCAGAACCTTGGAACTGGAAGGATACAGGCTCGCACCGGCTCATCTGCCCTATGCTTACTACTACAATGAACCTAAAAATCTGCTTGACTCAAAAGCCTGGTCACAAGGCAAATTCTATTTTCAGGATGAAGGCTCGCAGCTGATCGCTGAAATCGCCTCCACTTTTTCCGCGGATAAAGTGCTGGACCTATGTGCTGCTCCCGGTGGAAAGGTCACACTTCTCGCTCAGAAATGTCCTGAGAAAGTTTATACTGCCACAGATCTCCCTGACAGAATTCCGCTGATCAGGGAGAATCTGCAGCGGATGAAACTCAGCAATGTAAATATCATCGGACTTGATCAACTGAAACCCGGATATGATCTGATTCTGGTGGATGCACCCTGCTCCTCTCTGGGTGTGATCAGAAGGCATCCGGAAATCAAGTGGGAAAAACAGCAGAAAGACCTGTCGAATTTTCAGAAGACCCAGGAAAAGCTGCTTGATCAGGCTTTCAATCTACTGAAACCGGGTGGAGCGATTTTCTACAGCGTCTGTACTTATACGAAAGAGGAGACCGGCGACCTGCTGAATCTATTCCTGAATTCCCAGATCGATGCCAGGATCGAAACTCTGGAATACAGATTGGACCGTCTGAATCTGAAATTTCCCTGCTTCATCAAGCCTGGATTTCTGGAAATGGACGGATTTTTTCTGGCACTATTAAAAAAATGCTGATTCTCTAGAATCCCCAGAAAAAGTTGACCCCGACAGCCCTGCGGTTTTTGTTGCGGTCATTTTCCAAGGTCAGATCTGTATTAAGATGCTTTCTCTTATAACGAATTCCTGTATTGATGACGTTGTAATTCCCGCTTTGGAAGTCCTGATTGGCTTCACCCAGAAAATACAGCGGGTAATGGAAGATTTTCGCTTCAATCCCGAATGAAGTCAGAAATTTATTCTGCCCCCCCCATGTGACATAACGGATATTGTTGAGAAGCTGTGTCCCTTTCCAGGCCGGAGCATAGTAAGCGGAAGCCATGTACAAATCGACCCTGGTACCGTTCCAGCCCTGGCTGAAGAATTTGCCTTCGCATCCGAGTGAGAATTTGAAGAAATTCCGCGCAAAACGGTTCGAAAGAATCTTCATCCCAGCTTCAGTGGAGTAATGACGCCGATAGATGCCGGATTTTTCTTTTTCCAGCAGATCTGCACCCAGATAGTAGCTCACAATCTCATTTGGAGAATAGATCAGTTCAGAGCAATTGAATCCTGAATCTATCGAATCCGCTTTGGAATTGTTATCTTTATAAACCAGATAGCTGAAAGTGTTCACCCAGCGCTCAGCTGGGATATCAGTACCCTGCATCTCTATCAGTCTGAAACTCCCGGTGGGAGAATAATCCTTTTTTGGAACTGGTACATCTTCTGCTTTGATACCTGTCAGTTTTTCCTTGATCTCCCTGGCAGTTTCCTCTCTCACCTGTTCGCGGTCGGAATTTACTTCAGCCTGGGTTTCCGTTTCGGAAGTACCTTGATCGAGTGTCACTACTTCCATTTTTGAAACACTCGCAAGCTCGGGATCTTCGGCCACCCAGCGCGAGAGTCTGTCGTATTCCGAAACCAGAAAATCATAGTCAATGCTGAAATCTTTCAATTCCAGCTTGAGAAATTCGGTCAGTTCCCTCAATTCCGGCAATTTACTGCGCATTTTGAAGAAAAGAGGTCTGCGCTCTGATTCTCGTGTATCGAGTTCCAGATAGGATTGGTTGATCAGTATGGAAGCCAGTGCCTGAGCCATCTCAGCACTGGTCAGCCCGCTGTCTGCATCCATGTATTTGCTGAGTTCCGGGATGCCGGAGAGTTTGACCAGTTCATGAAGCTGTTTGTAGGACGGATGATATGCCGGAACTTCCTCTGAAAAAACAGCTGTACAGAAAATCAATAAAAAAAATAAATAAAATTTGTTCTTCATCAGTATGAATATCGGAATTATCAGCTTGAATCTTGAGACCTAGTTTCAGTGATTTTGGTTGGCGGTTACATTTTCTCCGAAAAACCGATAATCAACGCTCCCCGCATGGCTTGACAGTTCTGCTCCAAATCAGGATAATACTGTTAACCAAAAATCGGAGGTTACGGATGAAGAAGACTCTCACGATTCTCCTCGTACTGGTCTCCCTCGTTGCCCTGGAGGCCAGGCAGAACTATCTCGACTACAATTTCAAGCACAATTATTCCCTGTTCCTGAATTTCAATGGTTACCAGCCCGACGATATCATGACTGCAGCGGGAAGCAGTATGCGCGGTACATTGGTGTGCGGCGGCTTCGGCTGGTATCCCTCCAAGGACTGCCTGCTCGATCTTTCTTACGGTACTTACAGTGAAACTAAAGACAGCCACAAGGGAGAAGTCAATCCCCTGCTGATCGAAGCAACCTGGTTCCACAATCTCGCCGACAACTGGCAGTTTCTCTATGGCATCGGTACCGGGTCCTTTAATGTCCATTACCAGCCAGTAGCCAGTGGCACCATTTACTCAGACAGCGTCTGGGGTTTCTCTACCCGTCTCGGATTTGCTTATCTGGTCTCAGAATCATTCAATATCTCTCTTGAGGGTAAATACCTCACTGCAGACGTGAATGACCTGATTCCCTCCACCGCAGCAGTTGCACCCTGCGGTTCAAGAGACATCTCTGTTTCTGACTGGACATACGGCATCGGCCTCAACTTTACTTGGAAATAGAAGTTAAAAATTGAGTCTAAAAAAGGGGCTGACTGCCCCTTTTTTAAAAAACCATTTCATCTCCATAACTTAAGTCTCCCGATTTTTTTTCCGATAGGCAGTCACTATCAAATTTAGTAATCCGGTTAAGTCTTTAAAGTCCTGCAAGTGCAGGACTTTTTTTTGAGGATACTGTCTCCTCCCCTTTGCCTTGCCACATCCAGCCTGTTAAACTATTCTGATGTCCGCTAACCAGTATTTCCAGATTTTTCTCTCCCCTGGCGGCCGGGAAGTCCTGGTAGCCCGCAGTTCCGCGTCCAGCGAATTTCTGACATTCGGCGAAGCGGCACCGCATGATTACTTTATCCATGTCGAACATACCCCGGGCGCTCACACGATCCTGCGCCGCGAATCGGGTTCTGACGAAGTATCCAAGGAAGACCTGGAATTCGCAGCCAGGCTTGCTGCCCTGCACTCCAAGCAGAAAAAAGCCAGCCGCGTCAGCGTGACCTACACTGAAGTTAAAAACGTCAAAAGAGCGCCAGGTCCATATAAAGGCACAGTGCTGGTTTCCCGCACACGCAAGATCGTGATCAATATCAGTGCGGATGAGCGCAAAAAAGTCTGAACCTTCTGAAAGCCACTAAAACAGCACTTTGTGACAGATTTCACTTGATTATTTAAGGCAGTCGCTGTAAAATTCAGGCGAATGGAGTTGGAGATTCGGTACCAATCTTTATTATAAGGAGAGAACACATGGGAAAAGATTTCAAGACCATCGATGGCAATCACGCGGCATCCTACATTGCTTACGCGCTGTCAGAAGTTGCGGCCATCTACCCCATCACCCCGTCCTCCACAATGGGTGAAAACGCCGACGAATGGGCTGCCCACGGGCAGAAAAACATTTTCGGCGAGATTGTGGATGTGATTGAAATGCAGTCCGAAGGCGGAGCTGCCGGAGCGGTTCACGGCTCGCTCACAGCCGGAGCATTGACCACTACCTTCACCGCCTCCCAGGGTCTGATGCTGATGCTTCCCAATATGCATAAGATCGCCGGCGAGCTTCTGCCGTGCGTGATCCATGTTTCCGCCCGTTCCCTGGCCTGCCAGGCTCTTTCCATATTCGGCGACCACTCTGATGTAATGTCGGCACGCAATACGGGTTTTGCGATGCTCGCCTCCAACTCGGTTCAGGAAGCCATGGATATGGCCCTGGTGGCTCACCTTTCCACCATGGAATCCAGGATCCCGTTCCTGCATTACTTTGATGGCTTCCGCACTTCCAATGAAATCCAGAAAGTCGAAATGATCGATTACGATACCATCAAATCCCTGGTGGATATGAA
This genomic interval carries:
- a CDS encoding flavodoxin family protein, which codes for MRILGIVGSMRRDKYTNLLVNQVISEIREIEPSTFEIIQVSDLDVSPCRVVCSSFCAGHPYECSIKDDVAGVLQKIELADALVIGAPLYFRGPPTKFQALIERIIALFFSLESAGTRGIEAGFKNKPCGLVGVAEYTNPLQVLEYLHDFANLLGMKTVKVPRLPYLGVGGQGDVRSDKIFNPFERSKELAEALVREFKTSQTAPESEL
- a CDS encoding NFACT RNA binding domain-containing protein — translated: MSANQYFQIFLSPGGREVLVARSSASSEFLTFGEAAPHDYFIHVEHTPGAHTILRRESGSDEVSKEDLEFAARLAALHSKQKKASRVSVTYTEVKNVKRAPGPYKGTVLVSRTRKIVINISADERKKV
- a CDS encoding RsmB/NOP family class I SAM-dependent RNA methyltransferase, with amino-acid sequence MISNSRVAIEAVRRRNTLEFLVGKISGQKYANIQPEIREIMLSALAEHFFTTGSHPGAVVSSAVEKAKKKSRKSAGFVNAVLRKAVLRPDYRDSLPGPKESNYNSLLYSFPEWIIRATQSAFPDWEKVLDTLNQPPPNTLRLDPGSTGETARTLELEGYRLAPAHLPYAYYYNEPKNLLDSKAWSQGKFYFQDEGSQLIAEIASTFSADKVLDLCAAPGGKVTLLAQKCPEKVYTATDLPDRIPLIRENLQRMKLSNVNIIGLDQLKPGYDLILVDAPCSSLGVIRRHPEIKWEKQQKDLSNFQKTQEKLLDQAFNLLKPGGAIFYSVCTYTKEETGDLLNLFLNSQIDARIETLEYRLDRLNLKFPCFIKPGFLEMDGFFLALLKKC
- the def gene encoding peptide deformylase; this translates as MEIKVYGNPSLRQKSEPAKITKEEINLAREMILALHEAKGVGLAAPQIGKNLRIIVMDLKEGGGEPEMLFNPEIYWTSDESNVYEEGCLSFPEITAEIERPTMIKYTYCNCQEQMVDRYAEGLEARVVQHEVDHLNAVLIIDHVGTTKFNLLKKRLRELKQTGASQK
- a CDS encoding DUF116 domain-containing protein, which encodes MKISGVFKLLLPLSLSAARVLSIDEFTVRRGFVKLNNLLISRKFQNRLPVNRLLVLLPSCLQDSECPHRLLFRLKCCTNCGNCDLGRIIVLKKQLGFMLAIASGGRFARKITAELKPDLIIAAACEYDLSQGLCELDTPLFGIFIRQPEGPCIDTRISLKKLKQALQVFRLKETGCL
- a CDS encoding zinc ribbon domain-containing protein — encoded protein: MDNLNYKCPKCGNTAYKVGEIRASGSYWGKLFEVEGRRFSTVTCENCHYTEFYEADTSMLGNIFDLFVH
- the fmt gene encoding methionyl-tRNA formyltransferase, encoding MKVAFLGNPEFSIPSLEALHQNHQITFIATSPDRPACRGMKLQQPAVKIWGESHGIPVHQVEKLDRSMESMFRNLDAGIVVASCFFVPGWLLKRPGFGFLNLHPSLLPKYRGPSPVAYALLNSDKTTGVSIIKLSSKLDAGPILLQREVEISPIEYRPVLEERLSRMGAKMLLETLDLFETGKIQPREQDESLATHAPLLIKEDGIIDFFRSAQQINDQIRALTPWPGCFTNYLGCPLKITAARVHSSEKSPHQPGLVFSAQKENLLVACGSGVLEILKLQMPSKKETEAWAFVCGYKIEGTVLG
- a CDS encoding aminotransferase class III-fold pyridoxal phosphate-dependent enzyme; the protein is MSKKLKIDKSLKMFEAAKEYCPGGVVGIRKPENFIPGEYPVFIKSGKGGRITDVDGNEYVDLLASYGPIIIGHREEEIDNAVINKIKADGFCFNLAQPHQTELLALLRKHIPCAEMSFPVKTGSDAATAAVRVARAHAGKDMILRCGYHGWHDWAIAVKNGIPGNCYKDVDSFHYNDIDSLKAKIELYKGNVGVVIMTPIDHELNEPIQEPKNDFLNKVRELTKQNGIVLIFDEIRTGFRFSLGGAQKYYGVTPDMAIFGKAMANGYPISVVVGKREIMQSFEDKHVFVSSTFFPNSMEMVAAIATINFLEREKALDLVHANGRKIRDAALASIDKTGVKAIYSGLDPMPFFTFFKDSDKKEDKRYRDRRNLFYTELVRAGVFMQPFHHGYVCYRHTDKDINQVCSAVANAFEVVAKAIP